A part of Aegilops tauschii subsp. strangulata cultivar AL8/78 chromosome 2, Aet v6.0, whole genome shotgun sequence genomic DNA contains:
- the LOC109768867 gene encoding uncharacterized protein, translated as MDVYALSLSNDQYSFGGFQINNGRDDIIAIGWEVFPRLYGDSRSHLSAAWTNDGYRKTKCINTDCPVGFQPEAGAPFALGDIIDPVSQSSGIKQSITIKVIKDGATGDWLVHCGLNQSNPTLIGRFPKLLFTGGLADRVTVINVGGIASARTTDLPPMGSGYLPTNDTMASATAASCSNIQIFHENGQPSLLPNNLPTYLSSGSYSASPVINGKFFYGGPF; from the exons ATGGACGTGTACGCCTTGTCGCTAAGCAACGATCAGTACAGTTTTGGTGGATTCCAAATCAATAATGGGAGAGACGACATCATTGCAATCGGCTGGGAG GTGTTCCCACGCCTGTACGGTGATTCGCGCTCTCATTTAAGTGCTGCGTGGACG AATGATGGTTATAGGAAAACGAAGTGCATCAACACCGATTGTCCGGTAGGTTTCCAGCCCGAGGCTGGTGCGCCCTTTGCTCTTGGCGACATCATCGACCCCGTCTCTCAGTCCAGCGGAATCAAGCAAAGCATCACAATCAAAGTCATCAAG GACGGTGCAACGGGAGACTGGTTGGTGCATTGCGGGCTTAACCAGAGTAACCCTACGTTGATCGGTCGTTTTCCCAAGTTGCTGTTCACCGGTGGCTTGGCAGATCGGGTGACCGTAATCAATGTCGGTGGTATTGCGTCAGCCAGGACCACCGATCTGCCTCCAATGGGCAGCGGCTACCTCCCGACGAATGACACTATGGCATCGGCCACGGCGGCGTCATGCAGCAACATTCAGATTTTCCATGAGAATGGGCAACCTTCGCTCTTACCCAACAACTTGCCTACATATCTTAGTTCGGGCTCATACTCCGCGAGTCCTGTGATCAATGGCAAGTTTTTCTACGGTGGGCCCTTCTAG
- the LOC141041385 gene encoding uncharacterized protein — MDQEKEEAQEKDLYMSEGLHDMERVLETVPTKVTQAMNEILSAPYTQKEVKPTLFQMYPIKAPGSDGYPAHFFQHHWDTCGDDVTKAVLRIVDGTESAECINDTILVLIPKRNKAKKNQSCALKLDMMKAYDRVEWPYLKAIMLKLGFNARWVDIVMSLANSVGANEVYHLLDTYCQATGQCINHAKSSIYFIKGVPDSVRQEIKEALNIPNETLNEKYPGMPSDIGS, encoded by the exons ATGGACCAGGAGAAGGAAGAGGCTCAGGAGAAG GATCTGTATATGTCTGAGGGCCTCCATGACATGGAACGGGTCCTTGAAACAGTCCCAACCAAAGTCACGCAAGCCATGAATGAGATTTTGAGTGCTCCATACACCCAAAAAGAAGTGAAACCAACTTTGTTTCAGATGTACCCCATCAAGGCACCTGGGTCGGATGGCTACCCGGCACATTTCTTTCAACACCATTGGGATACTTGTGGGGATGATGTTACCAAGGCAGTCTTGAGGATTGTAGATGGCACCGAATCAGCGGAATGCATAAATGATACGATCTTGGTTCTTATCCCCAAG AGAAATAAGGCTAAGAAGAACCAGTCATGTGCTCTCAAGCTTGACATGATGAAAGCTTATGACAGGGTGGAGTGGCCTTACCTAAAAGCCATAATGCTAAAACTAGGCTTCAATGCCCGCTGGGTGGATATTGTTATGAGTTTG GCAAACAGTGTGGGTGCTAATGAGGTGTACCATCTTCTGGATACCTATTGTCAGGCAACTGGACAGTGTATCAATCATGCAAAGTCATCAATTTATTTCATCAAGGGAGTCCCTGATTCGGTCAGACAAGAGATTAAAGAGGCACTCAACATCCCTAATGAAACTCTTAACGAGAAGTATCCGGGGATGCCGTCTGATATTGGGAGCTAA